Proteins from one Mycolicibacter virginiensis genomic window:
- a CDS encoding MlaD family protein, producing the protein MANSLDTDGRGPSEQQLLGAGIAVLLVIALTTGGLLAKSTGMLNSYVRVVADLINVGDGLPAQSDVKYHGLLVGNVTDVIPAAYGKPNYVHINLKPDYAKDIPHSVTARVVPSNVFAVSSIQLVDSGTGGPTIRTGTHIAENGELSTVIFQTTVSKLRDILAATGRGREDHSLGILAAVGAATDNRRVALLNAGAHMSRLLDQLNGIVATDPGPSTVSALLDATHGLQSTAPDLVDALHQAVEPMRAFAQKRAELASLVGGGQHTVGVAREALDNHIDQLIQITHDLTPVVGVLANNADKYVPIFTRVNRLSEKFFDHFYDPDLVSKNTRFNLSFTPMHTYTRADCPQYGELKGPSCFTAPMIEVRSELPENMLPQNYHFPAGLEPPAGTEIGPDGNLRAVGPPLVNPNRSLEGTNPPLPWWTGPAPRIPSTGDPLDLGPPPPPEPPIPSLPHAPEWQPASPMAPAAPAAFGGNVGPVGSQAERNQLGLITGQREPASVAAQLLLGPVARGNAVSFVPADTGGHK; encoded by the coding sequence ATGGCCAACTCGCTCGACACCGACGGCCGCGGCCCCTCCGAACAGCAACTGCTGGGCGCGGGGATCGCGGTCCTGCTGGTGATCGCGCTGACCACCGGCGGCCTGTTGGCCAAGTCCACCGGCATGCTCAACTCCTACGTGCGGGTGGTGGCCGACCTGATCAACGTCGGCGACGGGCTGCCGGCCCAGTCCGACGTCAAGTACCATGGCCTGCTAGTCGGTAATGTCACCGACGTGATCCCCGCCGCCTACGGCAAACCCAACTACGTACACATCAACCTCAAGCCCGACTACGCCAAGGACATCCCGCATTCGGTGACCGCCCGCGTGGTGCCGTCCAACGTTTTCGCGGTCTCGTCCATCCAGCTGGTGGACTCCGGAACCGGTGGACCCACCATCCGTACCGGCACCCACATCGCCGAGAACGGCGAACTGTCCACGGTGATCTTCCAGACCACCGTGTCCAAACTGCGCGACATCCTGGCCGCCACCGGTCGCGGGCGCGAAGACCACAGTCTGGGCATCCTGGCCGCCGTCGGCGCGGCCACCGACAATCGGCGCGTCGCGTTGCTCAATGCGGGCGCGCACATGTCCCGGCTGCTCGATCAGCTCAACGGCATCGTCGCCACCGACCCCGGCCCATCGACCGTCTCGGCCTTGCTCGATGCCACCCATGGCCTGCAGTCCACCGCTCCCGACCTCGTCGACGCGCTGCACCAGGCCGTCGAACCGATGCGCGCGTTCGCCCAGAAGCGCGCCGAGTTGGCCTCGTTGGTCGGCGGTGGCCAGCACACCGTGGGTGTGGCCCGGGAAGCCCTGGACAACCACATCGACCAACTGATCCAGATCACCCACGACCTCACGCCCGTTGTTGGCGTGCTGGCCAACAACGCCGACAAGTACGTCCCGATCTTCACCCGGGTCAATCGGCTCTCCGAGAAATTCTTCGACCACTTCTACGACCCCGACCTCGTCTCCAAGAACACGCGGTTCAACCTGTCGTTCACCCCGATGCACACTTACACCCGCGCGGACTGCCCGCAGTACGGCGAGCTGAAGGGGCCGAGCTGCTTCACCGCGCCGATGATCGAGGTGCGTTCCGAGCTGCCTGAGAACATGCTGCCGCAGAACTACCACTTCCCGGCCGGCCTGGAACCGCCGGCGGGCACCGAGATCGGCCCGGATGGGAACCTCCGTGCCGTCGGACCGCCCCTGGTCAACCCGAATCGCAGCCTGGAGGGCACCAACCCGCCGCTGCCGTGGTGGACCGGCCCGGCCCCCCGGATTCCCAGCACCGGCGACCCGCTCGACCTCGGCCCGCCGCCTCCGCCCGAGCCGCCAATCCCGTCACTGCCGCATGCACCGGAGTGGCAGCCGGCCTCCCCGATGGCGCCCGCGGCCCCCGCGGCCTTCGGCGGCAACGTGGGTCCGGTCGGCAGCCAGGCCGAACGCAACCAGCTGGGCCTGATCACCGGCCAGCGTGAGCCGGCATCTGTGGCGGCGCAGCTGCTGCTCGGCCCGGTCGCCCGCGGTAACGCGGTCTCGTTCGTACCCGCCGACACGGGAGGCCACAAATGA
- a CDS encoding pirin family protein, which translates to MTGLLEVRRADDRAATRAPWLNSRHSFSFNDYYDPDNTHHGLLLVNNDDVVEPGAGFDTHPHRDAEIVTWVLSGALSHRDSIGNAGVIHPGLAQRMSAGTGILHSEQNESSSEPVHFVQMWVMPDSPGRPPGYQQQEIGDALAGGRLVTVASGRDQDAAITVGNADATLYAARLQSGDSVEVPDAPYVHLFVALGGVELEGAGALDAGDAVRFTGGGGQRLAAVAPSEVLIWAMERRLGR; encoded by the coding sequence ATGACCGGCCTGCTCGAGGTGCGACGGGCTGACGACCGTGCGGCCACTCGGGCGCCGTGGCTCAACTCGCGGCATTCGTTCTCGTTCAACGATTACTACGACCCGGACAACACCCATCACGGGCTGCTGCTGGTCAACAACGATGATGTCGTGGAACCGGGTGCCGGCTTTGACACCCACCCCCACCGCGACGCCGAGATCGTCACCTGGGTGCTGTCCGGCGCGTTGAGCCATCGCGATTCGATCGGCAACGCAGGCGTCATCCATCCCGGTCTGGCGCAACGGATGTCGGCGGGCACCGGCATTCTCCATTCGGAGCAGAACGAATCTTCTTCCGAACCGGTGCATTTCGTGCAGATGTGGGTCATGCCGGACTCACCGGGGCGTCCACCGGGCTATCAGCAGCAGGAGATCGGTGACGCGTTGGCGGGCGGCCGGCTGGTCACCGTCGCCTCAGGCCGCGACCAGGACGCCGCGATCACTGTGGGCAATGCCGACGCGACCCTCTACGCCGCTCGGCTGCAGTCCGGCGACAGCGTCGAGGTGCCCGATGCCCCGTACGTGCACCTGTTCGTCGCCCTCGGCGGTGTCGAGTTGGAGGGAGCCGGCGCCTTGGATGCCGGCGACGCGGTCCGCTTCACCGGCGGCGGTGGTCAACGCCTGGCTGCGGTCGCGCCGTCGGAGGTGTTGATCTGGGCGATGGAAAGGCGGCTGGGCCGTTAA
- the tnpB gene encoding IS607 family element RNA-guided endonuclease TnpB — MARFEVPEGWVAQAYRFGLDPTPIQLRVLASHAGAARFAHNHMLALVKAVNDQRAAERSYGIAEDQLTPVLGWSLPALRKVWNQRKADCAPWWGENSKEAYNTGLDGLARGLDAWSKSRKGQRAGRAVGFPRFKSARARRSVRFTTGVIRIEADRRHVSLPRLGAVRTHESTRKLARRIEAGTARILSATVGQDSAGRWHCALQTIVAAKTRPAHALRSVHPVVGVDVGVKADSLLVVATPDGVEVDRIPAPKSLSAAQSRLRALQRRAARQHGPYDPAARTRRAPSMRWRRTQARIGRTHAYAAAVRRDVLHKATTVLAQQHQVVVVETLNAAGMRSKGGAYKRGLNRALADAALAQIRGMLGYKTQWYGCHLVEANRYFPSSKLCTACGRRKPNLTLADRVFACDECGTRVDRDLGAAINLARLGVPTPVGERSPAGSGPVAGRGATRETEPAPAGDAAGDETSTPHHHPVDQTGTASPQGEAA; from the coding sequence ATGGCTAGGTTCGAGGTGCCTGAGGGCTGGGTGGCGCAGGCGTACCGGTTCGGCCTGGATCCCACGCCAATTCAGTTGCGGGTGTTGGCGTCTCATGCTGGTGCGGCACGGTTCGCGCATAATCACATGCTCGCGTTGGTGAAAGCGGTAAACGATCAGCGGGCCGCCGAACGGTCCTACGGCATCGCCGAGGATCAGTTGACCCCGGTGTTGGGGTGGTCGTTGCCGGCGTTGCGCAAGGTCTGGAATCAGCGCAAAGCCGACTGTGCTCCGTGGTGGGGCGAGAATTCGAAGGAGGCCTACAACACCGGGCTGGATGGGTTGGCACGCGGGCTGGACGCGTGGTCGAAGTCCCGCAAGGGCCAGCGCGCTGGCCGCGCGGTGGGCTTCCCGCGGTTCAAGTCGGCCCGTGCTCGGCGCTCGGTGCGGTTCACCACCGGGGTGATTCGCATCGAGGCTGACCGCCGGCATGTCAGCCTGCCGCGGCTGGGTGCGGTGCGCACCCATGAATCGACCCGCAAGCTGGCCCGTCGCATCGAGGCCGGCACGGCGCGGATCTTGTCGGCCACCGTGGGTCAAGACAGTGCCGGGCGTTGGCATTGCGCGCTACAGACCATCGTCGCCGCCAAGACCCGACCCGCGCACGCTCTGCGGTCGGTGCATCCCGTCGTCGGGGTTGATGTTGGGGTGAAAGCGGACAGTCTGCTGGTCGTGGCGACACCGGACGGTGTCGAGGTCGATCGGATCCCGGCGCCGAAGTCCCTGAGCGCGGCGCAATCCCGGTTGCGGGCGTTGCAGCGCCGAGCCGCCCGCCAACACGGCCCCTATGACCCGGCCGCCAGGACCAGGCGGGCTCCGTCGATGCGGTGGCGGCGCACTCAGGCCCGGATCGGGCGCACCCATGCGTACGCCGCGGCGGTGCGCCGCGACGTACTGCACAAGGCCACCACCGTGCTGGCCCAGCAGCACCAGGTCGTGGTGGTCGAAACTCTGAACGCCGCGGGCATGCGCTCCAAAGGCGGCGCTTACAAGCGCGGGCTCAACCGTGCCCTCGCCGATGCTGCGCTGGCCCAGATCCGGGGCATGCTGGGCTACAAGACACAGTGGTACGGCTGCCATTTGGTGGAGGCCAACCGATATTTTCCGTCTTCGAAGTTGTGCACGGCGTGTGGGAGGCGAAAGCCAAACCTCACCCTCGCCGATCGAGTCTTCGCCTGTGACGAATGCGGTACGCGGGTCGATCGTGATCTGGGTGCTGCAATCAACCTCGCCCGACTCGGCGTACCCACACCCGTGGGTGAACGGAGTCCCGCCGGGAGTGGCCCGGTGGCAGGACGTGGAGCCACGCGTGAGACCGAACCCGCGCCAGCGGGCGACGCCGCCGGTGATGAAACGTCAACCCCGCACCACCACCCGGTGGATCAGACGGGGACCGCCTCACCGCAAGGCGAGGCTGCCTGA
- a CDS encoding MlaE family ABC transporter permease: protein MTTQDDRDLAAEPALDGVAAIQDWTAGYVNRHPLASLTTVGEQCVLAVRTVQYFFSDLFGGRFQWGEFVRQSAFMANTAVLPTVLVALPIGVTLSIQFALLANQVGATSLAGAAAGLAVIRQAASLVAAMLMAAAVGSAITADLGSRTMREETDAMEVMGVSVIRRLVVPRFAAAIMIGVALTGITCFVGFLASYLFNVYFQKGAPGSFVATFSSFATTGDMIVALIKAVVYGAIVAVVSCQKGLSTRGGPAGVANSVNASVVESILVLMIVNVGISELYNVLYPRTGL, encoded by the coding sequence ATGACCACCCAGGACGACCGCGACCTCGCCGCCGAGCCTGCGCTCGACGGAGTGGCAGCCATCCAGGACTGGACCGCCGGTTATGTCAACCGCCACCCGCTGGCCTCGCTGACCACCGTCGGCGAACAGTGCGTCCTGGCGGTGCGCACCGTGCAGTACTTCTTCTCCGACCTGTTCGGCGGCCGATTCCAATGGGGCGAGTTCGTCCGGCAGAGCGCCTTCATGGCCAACACCGCTGTGCTGCCGACGGTTTTGGTCGCATTGCCGATCGGGGTCACGCTCTCCATTCAGTTCGCGCTGCTGGCCAACCAGGTCGGCGCCACCTCACTGGCCGGCGCGGCTGCCGGGCTCGCTGTCATCCGGCAGGCTGCCTCGCTGGTGGCGGCCATGCTGATGGCCGCCGCGGTCGGGTCGGCCATCACCGCCGACCTGGGTTCGCGAACCATGCGCGAGGAGACCGACGCCATGGAGGTGATGGGCGTCTCGGTGATCCGTCGGCTGGTGGTCCCCCGCTTCGCCGCGGCCATCATGATCGGCGTAGCGCTGACCGGAATCACCTGCTTCGTAGGCTTTTTGGCCAGCTACCTGTTCAACGTGTATTTCCAGAAGGGCGCGCCCGGCAGTTTCGTGGCCACGTTCTCCTCGTTCGCCACCACCGGCGACATGATCGTCGCGCTGATCAAGGCCGTGGTCTACGGCGCGATCGTCGCGGTGGTGTCCTGCCAGAAGGGACTGTCCACCCGCGGCGGTCCGGCCGGCGTCGCCAACTCGGTGAACGCTTCGGTGGTCGAGTCGATCCTGGTTCTGATGATCGTCAATGTCGGCATCAGCGAGCTCTATAACGTGCTCTACCCACGGACGGGGCTGTGA
- a CDS encoding ABC transporter permease yields MTASSYVPAFARPLLRAYRMASEPTIRLGHMLVFFGRAAAGVPTVLRHYRKEFLRLLSDIAWGNGSIVVGGGTAGVAIVLGFTAGALVAIEGYNFLNLLGLGPATGIISSLVNTRELAPIMASMAFAMQAGCRFTAQLGAMRIAEEIDALDSIAIRPIPFLVTTRLLAATIAVIPLYVACLAITYLTCQLVTGIIGGGSIGPYTHYFTMMLSGKDIVYSVLKCVVFVWLASTVQCYYGFYASGGPEGVGVASGRAMRASITIVIMVNMLLTMALWSIDAGARFGG; encoded by the coding sequence ATGACCGCGTCGTCCTATGTCCCGGCATTCGCGCGCCCGCTGCTGCGCGCCTACCGGATGGCGTCCGAGCCGACCATCCGCTTGGGACACATGCTGGTGTTCTTCGGCCGCGCCGCGGCCGGTGTTCCGACCGTGCTACGTCACTACCGCAAGGAGTTTCTGCGGTTGCTCTCCGACATCGCCTGGGGCAACGGCTCCATCGTGGTGGGTGGCGGCACCGCTGGGGTGGCGATCGTCCTGGGCTTCACCGCCGGTGCGCTGGTGGCGATCGAGGGCTACAACTTTCTGAATCTGCTGGGGCTGGGGCCCGCGACCGGCATCATCTCATCACTGGTCAACACCCGCGAGCTGGCACCGATCATGGCCTCGATGGCGTTCGCGATGCAGGCCGGTTGCCGCTTCACCGCGCAGCTCGGCGCCATGCGAATCGCCGAGGAGATCGACGCCCTCGATTCGATCGCGATCCGGCCCATTCCGTTCCTGGTCACCACCCGACTGCTGGCCGCGACCATCGCGGTGATCCCGCTCTACGTGGCCTGTCTGGCGATCACCTACCTGACCTGCCAGCTGGTCACCGGCATCATCGGCGGCGGCTCCATCGGCCCGTACACGCACTACTTCACAATGATGTTGAGCGGCAAGGACATCGTCTACTCCGTGCTCAAGTGCGTGGTGTTCGTGTGGCTGGCCTCTACCGTGCAGTGCTACTACGGCTTCTACGCCTCCGGCGGACCCGAAGGCGTCGGGGTGGCCTCCGGCCGGGCCATGCGGGCTTCCATCACGATCGTGATCATGGTCAACATGCTGCTGACGATGGCGCTGTGGAGCATCGACGCCGGCGCAAGGTTCGGTGGCTGA
- a CDS encoding IS607 family transposase, with protein MKLAEWARILGVHPQTAYRWFREDRMPVPARRLESGTIWVDVADMSAAGRTVVYARVSSHDQRADLERQVARLTQWATARGYVVGEVVCEVGSGLNGKRPKIRRVLSDPSASVVIVEHRDRLARFGVEHLEAALSAQGRRIVVTDQGETEDDLVRDMIEVLTSMCARLYGRRGARNRAMRAVTATKHVGAGVDG; from the coding sequence GTGAAATTGGCTGAGTGGGCGCGGATACTGGGGGTGCATCCGCAAACTGCGTATCGGTGGTTCCGGGAGGACCGGATGCCGGTGCCTGCTCGCCGGCTGGAGTCGGGGACGATCTGGGTCGACGTGGCCGACATGTCGGCTGCCGGCCGCACGGTCGTGTATGCGCGGGTGTCTTCGCACGATCAGCGTGCGGACCTGGAGCGCCAGGTCGCGCGACTGACGCAGTGGGCTACCGCCAGGGGGTATGTGGTGGGCGAGGTGGTGTGCGAGGTCGGGTCCGGGCTGAACGGGAAACGGCCGAAGATCCGGCGGGTGTTGTCCGACCCTTCTGCCAGTGTGGTGATTGTGGAGCACCGTGACCGGCTGGCCCGTTTCGGAGTCGAGCATCTCGAAGCCGCGTTGTCCGCGCAGGGCCGGCGCATCGTGGTGACAGATCAGGGTGAGACCGAAGACGATTTGGTGCGCGACATGATCGAGGTGCTGACCTCGATGTGCGCGCGCCTCTACGGTCGGCGGGGAGCGCGTAATCGGGCGATGCGGGCGGTGACGGCCACCAAGCATGTCGGGGCTGGTGTGGATGGCTAG
- a CDS encoding MCE family protein has protein sequence MDNQSLRRWRSRTLESYNTTWLGFAALAVVAVVVAAALLVKLAGFGYTRYTAEFAQAAALAPGNPIVIAGIEVGRVTSMRLAGDHVEAGFTVRNNIPLGKDTGAKIQVMTILGSRYLRLEPDGPGSLPDKRIPLAHTEVPYSLESLLEDATTTFDQVDSDQFGQSLAVLGQQLSGLPPVVPQAMANLHTLSKITADRRDQLGTLLASTQRVANTLHNQQTNLGNLVDQGQDFLGELVARQHTFHAMLAALTSLVGQLNNIVVSDRTMLDDMLANLRALSDMLGQHDDLLRSLLQAAPPPLRGLTNATGYGPAFETYLVNGMAIDSWMCAISGRAKQFGMIEYFKDCK, from the coding sequence ATGGATAATCAGTCGCTCCGCAGGTGGCGCTCCCGGACACTGGAGTCCTACAACACCACCTGGCTGGGGTTCGCGGCATTGGCGGTTGTCGCGGTCGTCGTCGCCGCGGCGCTGCTGGTCAAGCTGGCCGGCTTCGGCTACACCCGCTACACCGCGGAGTTCGCCCAGGCCGCGGCGCTGGCGCCGGGCAATCCCATCGTGATCGCGGGCATCGAGGTGGGCCGGGTAACGAGCATGCGGCTCGCCGGCGATCACGTCGAGGCCGGTTTTACCGTGCGCAACAACATTCCGCTGGGCAAAGACACCGGGGCCAAAATCCAGGTGATGACGATCCTCGGGTCGCGCTACCTGCGACTGGAACCCGACGGCCCGGGTTCGCTGCCCGACAAACGGATCCCGCTCGCCCACACCGAGGTGCCCTATTCGCTGGAGTCGCTGCTAGAGGACGCCACCACCACATTCGACCAGGTCGACTCCGACCAGTTCGGCCAGTCCCTGGCCGTGCTCGGCCAACAGCTGAGCGGGCTGCCCCCGGTGGTTCCACAGGCGATGGCCAATCTGCACACGCTGTCGAAGATCACCGCCGACCGGCGTGATCAGCTCGGCACCCTGCTCGCCAGCACCCAGCGGGTGGCCAACACCTTGCACAACCAGCAGACGAACCTGGGCAACCTGGTCGATCAGGGCCAGGATTTCCTCGGGGAACTGGTAGCGCGACAGCACACCTTCCACGCCATGCTGGCTGCGCTGACCAGTCTGGTGGGTCAACTGAACAACATCGTGGTCAGCGACCGGACGATGCTCGACGACATGCTGGCCAACCTGCGTGCGCTATCCGACATGCTCGGCCAGCATGACGACCTGCTGCGCAGCCTGCTGCAGGCCGCACCGCCGCCATTGCGGGGTCTGACCAATGCCACCGGCTACGGACCGGCTTTCGAAACCTACCTAGTTAACGGGATGGCGATCGACTCGTGGATGTGCGCGATCAGTGGCCGCGCCAAGCAGTTCGGCATGATCGAGTACTTCAAGGACTGCAAATGA
- a CDS encoding MCE family protein: protein MSAPPTATRSRRRVAALVSALTAGVLLVTAVAAYYLNPFGGHITVTAQFGSAAGLYEDNVVAVLGMPVGKVTKITPKGGYVEAEFTVDRNVKIPANVHAVTINTSILTARQVELTPAYTGGPVLADHTTIGLNRTRTPVAFDRVLDMLDRVSKSLSGDGNGNGPVADVINAAADIAGGNGAKIKSALSELSRALRLSSDRGEATGDQLTSIIVNLSSLMDAAARNDARLRQFGSTTRQLSQMLADEDFGAGRTGRKFNEIITQATALLQANRDNLKQSILNGDTAVTTLVDKQRDLAELIDLLPLALDNIYNAVDTNNGAIRAHTLVDKSLVDSQSTKELCNMMHLRQLGCGTGTLADYGPDFGLTYVLDGLSMMGQ from the coding sequence ATGAGCGCCCCGCCGACCGCCACCCGCAGCCGCCGCCGTGTCGCCGCGCTGGTGAGTGCGCTGACCGCAGGAGTACTGCTCGTCACTGCCGTGGCCGCCTACTACCTCAACCCGTTCGGCGGACACATCACCGTCACCGCCCAATTCGGCAGCGCCGCAGGCCTCTACGAGGACAATGTGGTTGCGGTGCTCGGAATGCCGGTGGGCAAGGTCACCAAGATCACCCCGAAGGGCGGGTACGTCGAGGCCGAGTTCACCGTCGACCGCAACGTAAAGATCCCAGCCAACGTGCACGCGGTGACCATCAACACCTCGATCCTCACCGCTCGGCAAGTCGAACTGACGCCAGCCTATACCGGCGGTCCGGTGTTGGCCGACCACACCACTATCGGGCTGAACCGCACCCGGACACCAGTGGCATTCGATCGTGTGCTTGACATGCTCGACAGGGTTTCGAAGTCGCTCAGCGGCGACGGCAACGGCAACGGGCCGGTAGCCGACGTGATCAACGCCGCCGCCGACATCGCCGGCGGCAACGGCGCGAAGATCAAGTCGGCCCTGAGCGAATTGTCTCGGGCGTTGCGACTGAGCTCCGACCGCGGCGAGGCGACCGGTGATCAGTTGACCTCGATCATCGTCAATCTTAGCTCGCTGATGGACGCGGCGGCCCGCAATGACGCGAGGCTGCGTCAATTCGGTTCCACCACCCGCCAATTGAGTCAGATGCTCGCCGACGAGGACTTCGGGGCGGGACGCACTGGGCGTAAGTTCAACGAGATCATCACGCAGGCGACCGCCCTGCTGCAAGCCAACCGTGACAACCTCAAGCAGAGCATCCTCAACGGCGACACTGCCGTAACCACCCTCGTGGATAAGCAGCGCGACCTGGCGGAGCTAATAGACCTGCTACCGCTGGCGCTGGACAACATCTACAACGCCGTCGACACCAACAACGGGGCGATCCGGGCTCACACCCTGGTCGACAAGAGCCTGGTCGACAGTCAAAGCACCAAGGAGCTGTGCAACATGATGCATTTGCGGCAATTAGGCTGCGGCACCGGAACCTTGGCGGATTACGGCCCGGACTTCGGGCTGACGTACGTCCTCGACGGACTCTCGATGATGGGGCAGTAG
- a CDS encoding MlaD family protein, translating to MRFRGPLIGLSIFMVVSMVLTWLVYATLRRDVSGATTPYAAVFTDVYGLREGDDVRMAGVRVGRVDEVALEGKLAKVSFIVQSNQKLYANTVASVTYQNIIGQRYLGLSLGKDGEYTGGDERVLPRGGVIGVDHTEPSFDVGALLNGFKPLMSLLDPKQADDLTRGVLESLQGDQASITALVDQSSTLTATLAGRDEVLGDLITSLNRLTGTIAGQNDQLDHALTQARRAVADLDSRRPALQSSVGSLAQVTRQLSTIADEVFPSLDEMINREPGFSKHMAGIEPQLAFTGDNLPLLLKGLGRVLGDGAYGSTYVCDLNITGFFPGLNDITTIIVNAATPGNATPITMKNLAWHTPRCRNTVNG from the coding sequence ATGAGATTCCGCGGCCCGCTGATCGGACTGTCCATCTTCATGGTCGTCTCGATGGTGCTGACCTGGCTGGTCTATGCCACGCTGCGCCGCGACGTCTCTGGTGCGACGACGCCGTATGCGGCCGTGTTCACCGATGTGTACGGCCTGCGCGAAGGCGACGACGTCCGGATGGCCGGGGTCCGGGTGGGCCGGGTCGACGAGGTGGCATTGGAAGGGAAGTTAGCGAAGGTCTCGTTCATCGTCCAAAGCAACCAGAAGCTGTATGCCAACACCGTCGCGTCGGTGACCTACCAGAACATTATCGGGCAGCGTTATCTCGGGCTGTCGCTGGGCAAAGACGGCGAGTACACCGGGGGGGACGAACGAGTGCTGCCCCGCGGCGGCGTGATCGGGGTGGACCACACCGAACCGTCCTTCGACGTCGGCGCGCTGCTCAACGGCTTCAAACCGTTGATGTCGCTGCTGGATCCCAAGCAGGCCGACGATCTGACCCGGGGTGTGCTGGAGTCGCTGCAAGGCGACCAGGCGTCTATCACCGCACTGGTGGATCAGTCGTCGACGCTCACCGCGACGCTGGCCGGGCGCGACGAGGTGCTCGGCGACCTCATCACCAGCCTGAACCGGCTTACCGGCACCATCGCCGGGCAGAACGATCAGTTGGACCACGCGCTGACGCAGGCCCGGCGAGCGGTCGCCGACCTAGACTCGCGTCGCCCGGCATTGCAGTCCTCGGTCGGCTCCCTGGCCCAGGTGACCCGGCAGCTGTCGACGATCGCCGACGAGGTCTTCCCCTCCCTGGATGAGATGATCAACCGGGAACCCGGGTTCTCCAAGCACATGGCCGGAATCGAGCCGCAGCTGGCTTTCACCGGCGACAACCTGCCACTGCTGCTCAAAGGCCTGGGTCGGGTACTCGGGGACGGCGCCTACGGCTCCACGTATGTCTGCGACCTGAACATCACCGGGTTCTTTCCCGGCCTCAACGACATCACCACGATCATCGTCAACGCCGCCACGCCCGGCAACGCCACGCCCATCACCATGAAGAACCTGGCCTGGCACACCCCGAGATGCAGGAACACCGTCAATGGATAA
- a CDS encoding MCE family protein, translating into MALRRKRTPRATLALLCNAVITAGCTTSGLDSLPLPAPGIGSGGYLITAVFANALNLPGHAKVKLSGADVGQLESIVARNYTAVTTLRIMDGVRIPLGSTAELRSATPLGDVFVAVKPPTQVDPSTPLLKGGDIIGLEFTASAATVESVLSSAALLVNGGAVQNFTNIVNGAGKATGDQGQAFGRLINQSNELLTKLNARSGEIETALRETSRLADRLDARSAALTDVLDAAGPATDTLVDNTGRLADLVEQLGATSQQLARFPSIAGTDASGHSFIKDANVLAGAWNDVAIDPDTSLAALNRLQAPIIKMTAGSAVSLRAGFDRLVWGSMPDAGFKGDPAFHGPKRYDWAKLAGSIKYALWRLQERVVGRGPDSDMGLAPWTAVGPPIPPTPAEGDVAAAELGPPGPGPTP; encoded by the coding sequence ATGGCATTGCGACGGAAACGAACGCCCAGGGCGACGCTGGCGCTGCTGTGCAACGCGGTCATCACTGCTGGCTGCACCACCAGTGGGCTGGACAGTCTGCCGTTGCCAGCTCCCGGCATCGGCAGCGGCGGCTATCTCATCACCGCGGTGTTCGCCAACGCGCTGAATCTGCCCGGGCACGCCAAGGTGAAGCTCTCCGGCGCCGATGTCGGCCAGCTGGAGTCGATAGTCGCCCGTAACTACACTGCAGTCACCACGCTGCGCATCATGGACGGTGTCCGGATTCCGTTGGGCAGCACGGCTGAATTGCGGTCGGCGACCCCGCTCGGTGACGTCTTCGTGGCGGTCAAACCGCCGACTCAGGTCGACCCGTCGACGCCGCTGCTCAAGGGTGGCGACATCATCGGGCTGGAGTTCACCGCGTCGGCTGCTACGGTAGAATCGGTGCTGAGTTCGGCGGCGCTTCTGGTCAACGGTGGGGCTGTGCAGAACTTCACCAATATCGTCAACGGCGCCGGCAAGGCGACCGGCGATCAGGGCCAGGCGTTCGGCAGGCTGATCAACCAGTCCAATGAGCTGCTGACAAAACTCAACGCCCGCTCCGGTGAGATCGAGACCGCGCTGCGTGAGACCAGCCGGCTTGCCGACCGGCTTGATGCCCGCAGCGCGGCGCTCACCGATGTGCTCGACGCGGCGGGTCCGGCCACCGACACGCTGGTGGACAACACCGGTCGGCTGGCCGATCTCGTCGAGCAACTCGGCGCGACCAGCCAGCAGCTGGCCCGGTTCCCGTCGATTGCCGGGACCGACGCTTCCGGGCACAGCTTCATCAAGGACGCCAACGTGCTCGCTGGCGCATGGAACGACGTGGCTATCGACCCCGACACCAGTCTGGCCGCGCTGAACCGGTTGCAGGCGCCGATCATCAAGATGACAGCTGGGTCGGCGGTTTCGTTACGGGCAGGTTTTGACAGGCTGGTGTGGGGGTCGATGCCTGACGCCGGCTTCAAAGGAGACCCAGCATTTCACGGCCCGAAGCGCTACGACTGGGCGAAGCTGGCCGGCTCCATCAAGTACGCGCTGTGGCGACTACAGGAGCGCGTGGTGGGGCGCGGCCCGGACTCCGATATGGGGCTGGCGCCGTGGACCGCGGTCGGCCCGCCGATACCTCCCACCCCGGCGGAGGGCGATGTAGCAGCAGCGGAGCTCGGCCCGCCGGGACCAGGGCCGACACCATGA